In Aquipuribacter hungaricus, one DNA window encodes the following:
- the ychF gene encoding redox-regulated ATPase YchF: MALTIGIVGLPNVGKSTLFNALTKNEVLAANYPFATIEPNVGVVPLPDPRLGRLAEVFSSERTVPAVVSFVDIAGIVRGASEGQGLGNKFLATIREADAICQVIRAFVDDDVVHVDGRVDPADDIETINTELVLADLQTVENAVPRLEKEVRGKKVDASVLEAARAAEAVLSEGIPLSAAVAQKKLDPAGLRELGLLTTKPFIYVFNVDADALGDSPQAVARRQELAALVAPAEAIFLDAQLESELAGLDDADAAELLAESGQDEPGLHQLARVGFATLGLQTYLTAGPKESRAWTIKQGATAPEAAGVIHTDFQRGFIKAEVVSFDDLVEAGSMAEAKARGKARIEGKEYVMADGDVVEFRFNV; encoded by the coding sequence GTGGCTCTCACCATCGGGATCGTCGGCCTGCCGAACGTGGGCAAGTCCACCCTCTTCAACGCCCTGACCAAGAACGAGGTGCTCGCGGCGAACTACCCGTTCGCGACGATCGAGCCGAACGTCGGGGTGGTCCCGCTGCCGGACCCCCGCCTGGGCCGCCTGGCCGAGGTGTTCTCCAGCGAGCGGACCGTGCCCGCCGTCGTGTCGTTCGTCGACATCGCCGGCATCGTCCGCGGGGCCAGCGAGGGCCAGGGCCTGGGCAACAAGTTCCTCGCCACGATCCGCGAGGCCGACGCCATCTGCCAGGTCATCCGTGCCTTCGTCGACGACGACGTGGTGCACGTCGACGGCCGGGTCGACCCCGCCGACGACATCGAGACCATCAACACCGAGCTCGTCCTCGCCGACCTGCAGACGGTCGAGAACGCGGTCCCGCGCCTGGAGAAGGAGGTGCGCGGCAAGAAGGTCGACGCCTCCGTCCTCGAGGCCGCGCGCGCCGCCGAGGCTGTGCTGTCCGAGGGCATCCCCCTGTCGGCGGCGGTGGCGCAGAAGAAGCTGGACCCGGCGGGGCTCAGGGAGCTCGGCCTGCTGACGACCAAGCCGTTCATCTACGTCTTCAACGTCGACGCCGACGCCCTCGGCGACAGCCCGCAGGCGGTCGCCCGGCGCCAGGAGCTCGCGGCCCTGGTCGCCCCGGCCGAGGCGATCTTCCTCGACGCGCAGCTGGAGTCCGAGCTCGCCGGGCTGGACGACGCCGACGCCGCCGAGCTGCTCGCGGAGTCCGGGCAGGACGAGCCGGGCCTGCACCAGCTCGCCCGCGTCGGGTTCGCCACCCTCGGCCTGCAGACCTACCTGACCGCCGGGCCCAAGGAGTCGCGCGCCTGGACGATCAAGCAGGGTGCGACCGCGCCCGAGGCCGCCGGCGTCATCCACACCGACTTCCAGCGCGGCTTCATCAAGGCCGAGGTGGTGTCCTTCGACGACCTCGTCGAGGCCGGGTCCATGGCCGAGGCGAAGGCCCGCGGCAAGGCCCGGATCGAGGGCAAGGAGTACGTCATGGCCGACGGCGACGTGGTGGAGTTCCGCTTCAACGTCTGA
- a CDS encoding DNA recombination protein RmuC — MATTDVLLLLGALLLGVLLGAALATVLVRARAAAVRARVEAERDVLRARTVELTAAVRLQDEHDAALAPLGSALRRMESQVAVLERDRVAQYAGLREQLSGLAQTNEALRSQTAALAGALRSPNARGSWGEVQLRRVVEHAGMLARVDFAEQVPGTSASGAAVRPDMVITLPGGKHVVVDAKAPMAAFLEQRYDAHAAAVRRHVDTLAAKEYWTAFPDTPELVVCFVPGEAFLAAACEQDPSLMDAAMAKRVVLATPTTLLALLRTVALTWQQDALAGSARELFDVGRELHARLSTLGSHAGKLGRDLRRAVEDYNAMVASLETRVLVTARRMKDLSVVGDDIPVVEPVDAAPRPLTAAELVGGGSGVDEDRGGRGALEDQRARGALDEVDELAAALGEGPDRRPPARRDGTAG; from the coding sequence ATGGCGACGACGGACGTGCTCCTCCTGCTCGGTGCGCTGCTGCTGGGCGTGCTGCTCGGGGCGGCGCTGGCGACCGTGCTCGTCCGTGCCCGCGCTGCTGCCGTGCGCGCCCGCGTCGAGGCCGAGCGGGACGTGCTGCGCGCGCGGACGGTCGAGCTGACGGCTGCCGTGCGCCTGCAGGACGAGCACGACGCGGCGCTGGCACCGCTGGGCTCGGCCCTGCGCCGTATGGAGTCGCAGGTGGCGGTGCTGGAGCGGGACCGGGTGGCGCAGTACGCGGGCCTGCGCGAGCAGCTGAGCGGCCTCGCCCAGACCAACGAGGCCCTCCGCTCGCAGACCGCCGCGCTGGCCGGGGCGCTCCGCTCCCCCAACGCGCGCGGCTCCTGGGGCGAGGTGCAGCTGCGGCGGGTCGTCGAGCACGCGGGCATGCTCGCCCGGGTCGACTTCGCCGAGCAGGTCCCGGGGACCAGCGCCAGCGGCGCCGCCGTCCGCCCGGACATGGTGATCACGCTCCCCGGCGGCAAGCACGTGGTCGTCGACGCCAAGGCGCCCATGGCGGCGTTCCTCGAGCAGCGCTACGACGCCCACGCCGCGGCGGTCCGCCGGCACGTCGACACCCTGGCGGCCAAGGAGTACTGGACGGCCTTCCCCGACACCCCCGAGCTCGTCGTCTGCTTCGTCCCGGGCGAGGCCTTCCTGGCCGCGGCGTGCGAGCAGGACCCGTCGCTCATGGACGCCGCGATGGCCAAGCGGGTCGTGCTCGCCACCCCGACCACCCTGCTCGCGCTGCTGCGCACGGTGGCGCTCACCTGGCAGCAGGACGCGCTGGCCGGCTCGGCCCGGGAGCTGTTCGACGTGGGCCGCGAGCTGCACGCCCGGCTGTCGACGCTGGGCTCGCACGCCGGCAAGCTCGGGCGCGACCTGCGCCGCGCGGTCGAGGACTACAACGCCATGGTGGCCTCGTTGGAGACCCGGGTGCTCGTCACTGCCCGCCGCATGAAGGACCTGTCGGTGGTCGGCGACGACATCCCCGTCGTCGAGCCGGTGGACGCCGCGCCGCGTCCGCTCACGGCTGCCGAGCTGGTGGGCGGCGGCAGCGGGGTCGACGAGGACCGGGGTGGGAGGGGCGCCCTCGAGGACCAGCGCGCGCGAGGCGCCCTCGACGAGGTCGACGAGCTGGCCGCCGCGCTCGGGGAGGGACCGGACCGGCGCCCGCCGGCCCGGCGGGACGGCACGGCGGGGTGA
- a CDS encoding 4-hydroxy-3-methylbut-2-enyl diphosphate reductase produces the protein MTEQSKRVLLAAPRGYCAGVDRAVVAVEKALELYGPPVYVRKQIVHNKHVVETLAARGAIFVDDTDEVPEGARVVFSAHGVSPQVHADAARRMLQTIDATCPLVTKVHREAVRFADDDYDILLIGHEGHEEVEGTAGEAPERIQLVDGPEDVDNVVVRDPSRVVWLSQTTLSVDETMDTVRRLRERFPLLADPPSDDICYATQNRQVAVKKIARESELVIVVGSANSSNSVRLVEVALENGAAASYRVDNVREIDERWLDGVTTVGVTSGASVPEILVREVIEMLAERGYGDCEEVVTAEEDLLFSLPKELRKDIKIAKQQAQAAARS, from the coding sequence GTGACCGAACAGAGCAAGCGTGTCCTGCTCGCTGCGCCGCGCGGCTACTGCGCCGGTGTGGACCGTGCCGTCGTCGCGGTCGAGAAGGCCCTGGAGCTGTACGGCCCGCCGGTGTACGTCCGCAAGCAGATCGTCCACAACAAGCACGTCGTGGAGACCCTGGCGGCCCGGGGGGCGATCTTCGTCGACGACACCGACGAGGTGCCCGAGGGCGCACGCGTGGTCTTCAGCGCCCACGGGGTGTCCCCGCAGGTGCACGCCGACGCCGCCCGGCGGATGCTGCAGACGATCGACGCGACGTGCCCGCTGGTGACCAAGGTGCACCGCGAGGCCGTCCGCTTCGCCGACGACGACTACGACATCCTCCTCATCGGCCACGAGGGCCACGAGGAGGTCGAGGGCACCGCCGGCGAGGCGCCCGAGCGCATCCAGCTCGTCGACGGCCCGGAGGACGTGGACAACGTCGTGGTCCGGGACCCCTCCCGCGTCGTCTGGCTGTCGCAGACCACGCTGAGCGTCGACGAGACCATGGACACGGTCCGCCGCCTGCGCGAGCGCTTCCCGCTGCTGGCCGACCCGCCCAGCGACGACATCTGCTACGCCACCCAGAACCGCCAGGTGGCCGTGAAGAAGATCGCCCGCGAGTCCGAGCTGGTCATCGTCGTGGGCTCGGCGAACTCCTCCAACAGCGTCCGCCTCGTCGAGGTGGCACTGGAGAACGGCGCCGCCGCGTCCTACCGCGTGGACAACGTGCGCGAGATCGACGAGCGCTGGCTCGACGGCGTGACGACGGTCGGTGTGACCTCGGGTGCCTCGGTGCCGGAGATCCTCGTCCGCGAGGTCATCGAGATGCTGGCCGAGCGCGGCTACGGCGACTGCGAGGAGGTCGTCACGGCCGAGGAGGACCTGCTCTTCTCCCTGCCCAAGGAGCTCCGCAAGGACATCAAGATCGCCAAGCAGCAGGCGCAGGCGGCCGCCCGGTCATGA